GACCTTCCCGCTCCGGTTCAGCATCGGCGGTTTCTACACAGCCGACACATCGGTTACAATCGACCCCGGCATGACCGACACCGTCGCCTTCCTCCAGTGGGTGGCCGGTCCGGTCGGCGCGCACGCGGTCCGTTGCTCAACACGCCTGGATTCAGACCAGAACAGTGACAACGACTATACAGCGGGCATGGTCGTTGTCGTGCCGCCGCCGCCCGGCATCGAGCAGTCCAAGAGCAGTGCATTGCCGCGAGTGTTCGCGCTGCATCAGCCCCGGCCGAACCCGTCAACGTCGGGGGCGCAAATCCGCTACGACCTGCCGCGGTCGGCGCACGTCGAGCTGAACATCTACGGCGTGTCGGGTACGCTCGTGCGGCGGCTGGTCGGCGGAGCGCAGACGGCCGGTTACCGGAGCGCCAACTGGAACGGGTGCGATGACCGTGGCCGGATGGTCGCGCCCGGCGTGTACTACTGCCGGTTCACGACCGGCGACTTCCGGGCCGGGCAGAAACTGGTCGTGGGAGATAGTAGGGAAGTAGACAGCAGACGGTAGACAGTAGACAGGATACAGGTCGGGGCGGCCTCCGGGCCGCCCCTGACCGTCATGGCGGCGTTGATAAGAAGGGAGCGGTACTCGGTCCACGGTGTACGGTTCACGGACAGCGGCTTGAGCTTGTGCTTGAGCTGCGACGCAGTCGCTATGGCGGGGCTGGCTTTGCTTGACAGCGTATGGAGGCGCGTGTTTAATGAGGCGGTCTCGCGCGAGCGCGGTGGTCGGAATTGTCTGTCACCGGCCCGCAGCCGACATCCGGCCGCAACGGGAGGCCGACCGGACGCCGCGAGATGAGTTCCGCCCCCAGTCCAGCAGGGAGGATGTATGCGCAGAATGCCCGTGTTTCTTGTCTCGGTGCTCGCCTTGACTCCGCTCGCGACCGGCCTGATCGCAAAGCCGGTTTTAAGCACAGCCATTCAGTCTGCTCCGAGGCCCGCAGGGCAGGCGGTGGTCGTAGAACCAGCGCGTACTGTTGTTCAATGGGACAGGTTCTACGACCGACATGGGAACCCGCTGCCGGAAGGGTCACAGGAAGACGTCGGCACCGACTCGCTCTACTTCAAGCAGTACAACGTGACCGATATCCTCTACGGGTGCCCCAAGTCACAGGCCCCGAATCCGACTCCGGCCGACTGCCGGCCGGCGTTTGCGTGGCAGAATAGCCAAACGGTGGCCTGTATGGACACGGCGGGCGTCTATGCCTACGAGGTCTACAACACCAACCTGCGGCGGACCAAAACGGATGACGGGACGTACACCGATTACACAATCGCCAACGGATACTGGAACTGCGCGACCGACGGTGACAACCTTTACGTCCCGGTCAGCAACGTCGTGTATAAGTACACGTTCACCGGGACCCTGGTTGATTCCACGGCCCTCGACATTACTCCGGCGTACTACGAATTCTCGGTAGCAAACGACACTGTCTGGTGCGGGACCGGTTCCGACACGATCCTCAAAGGTTACGCCTGCTCGAAGTTCACCGGCGGTTCGCTAACGCCGGACGCCACGTGGGACGTGGGCGCCGGCACCGCATCCCCGGCCCAAGTCGCCTGGGACGGCCAGTACTACTACGTTTCCTGGGCGGGGTACGCCTCCAACACCTTCAAGCGGTTCAACCCTGACCGAACCCTCTCGGCCAGCGGGACGATAAGCATCGACACGCGCGGCGTGATGTGCAGGAAGAGCGGTTACACGGTCATGATTTGCTTCGCCGACCCGTACTTCTACGATGTTGACAGTCTGGGGCAGATGCTGGCGGACTCATCCGGCGGGAAGTTCACAGCGGTTGACACATACAACATCGCCACGCATGCCACTTTCCCGGCCACGGACTGGTACAACAGCGGCTGTCGGGCGATACTGGCGTTCACAAACTACTCTCCCGCGGATTCGGCCGCGTTCGGCGACAGCCTCGCCCGGTTCATTCAACTGGGCGGCGGCGTTGTGGAAGCACCGTTCGCATCCGACCATGGATCTGAGATCACGGGAGCATGGCGCTCGACGTATGCGCCCTTCACTCTTCAGAACGACGTCCTGGCTCCCGGCACGATGGGCACCATCCACCAGCCGCTCCACCCGATAATGTCGGACGTGACGGCCCTCTATTTGAGCGACTGGCGCGCGGGCAACACTCCCGGTACGCTGCGCAGCGCTAACTGCGTGAGCCTGGCCGAATACACCGATAGTTTCTGCGTCGCCGCTTGCTTCGACAGCGCGGGCCAGCGTGCCGCCTCCCTGGGTTTCTATCCACTGGACTACTGGCGTTCAACTGCCACCGGGCAGTGGTGCCGGCTATTGGTGAACGCGCTCAACTGGACCGCGGTCGGGCCCAGCGTGGGTGTGACCGCACCGAATGGCGGCGAGAGTTGGGATGCCGGCACGATCCACAACATCACCTGGACCCAGACGGCCAATGGGGTCAGCGATTCAATCTACTACTCGACCGACGGCGGTGCGAGCTGGACCGGCGTGACCTGGTTCGCCACTCCTCCGGCCCCGCTCCAATACGCCTGGACCGTTCCGTTCACGCCGACCACGCAGGCCCGGGTCAAGGTCGTTACCTGGGATGGCGACGGCGGCAGAGTCGAGGACAAGAGCGACGCCAACTTCACCATCGTGGCGCAGGCCCACGACGTCGGACTACTGAGTATTATCCAGCCGGTAGACACGGTCGACTCGGGCACGGCCGTCGTGCCGACCGCGGTGGTGAAGAACTTCGGCGGTGTCCAGGAGACCTTCCCGGTGCGGTTCAGCATCGGCATGCTCTACACGCATGACACCACGGTGACAATCGCTTCGGGCGTGACCGACACCGTCGCCTTCACGCAGTGGATAGCCGGTCCGGTCGGAGTGTTCGTTGTTCGGTGCTCGACCCGGCTGGACGCCGACACCAGCCATGCCAACGACCGCGCCATGGACACGGTCGTGGTGAAATCGTCCTCCGGCATTGCTCAGGCCGGGAACGGTGCCCTGCCGCTCGTGTTCGCTCTGCACCAGCCGCACCCGAACCCGCTGGCCACGGGCGCTCATATCCGCTACGACTTACCGCGGCCGACACAGGTTGAGCTGCGAATCTACGGCGTGTCGGGTACGCTCGTGCGGCGGCTGGTCGGCGGAGCGCAGACGGCCGGTTACCGGAGCGCGTACTGGAATGGGTGCGATGACCGTGGCCGGATGGTCGCGCCCGGTGTGTACTACTGCCGGTTTGCAGCTAGCGACTTCCGCGCGACACAGAAGCTCGTCGTGCGGAGATAATCAGCAGCCCGTAGTTTGAGGGGCGGGACGTCGGCGTCCCGCCCCTTCTTGGTTCGCGTTGGCGTCAGGTCAGTCGGCCGGACAAACGCACGGCGTCACTCGTCTGCCGGTGTGGAGTCGGTCGGGGTTCTTACGATGTACGGTATTCCCCATGCGGCTGCGACATACGGCTTCGTGGAGTCGCCCCAGAGCGTGCCCCAACCGATGGCGTCGTGGATGCTCGGTCGCACAACCGGTTGGTTGTAAGTCTCGTCGCTCACAAGCCAGGTTCGCTCGAATGTCCATGTGCCGGTTTTCCACATCGGCCGGCGCCAGATATGCGGCACGCCGAGTCGGCCGTGATGGAGGAACACCCAGCTCGAATCACCGTCGCTCTGCACTGTGACGTCGACCGTGACGGTGTCGTGGGGCGCAAACCACGGCAACTGGGACTTGGTGAGCATGGTGTCGGTTGTGGAAAGGTCAAACGTGTCGTGGGAGATGCGGCTGACAGCGTGGATGTTCGTGATGTTCAGGTGATAGGCCGGATTCTGAGTGGCGGTTGCGAGCGGCGACAGCTTCACGATGTGCCACTTGCCGTCGTACTTCTCAAGGTAGACCTTTCGGGTTGCCACGTCGGTAAACGGCTTACGCCAGACATAGATGGGATGGGTGGTCGTGTCGAAACACGTGCGGAGTTCGCCGGTGATGGTCCAGGTAATGGTAGCCAGCGCGGTGCTGTCCGGACCACCGGAGTCGGCGGGTATTTGGACCACCACCTTGCGCTGCACGCCGCTGGCCGGGATGTAACGGCGGAACCGGACAAAGGGTGGTATGAACTGGATGGACGCGGCGGTGCCCGTCATCGAATCGGGCCGCTCGAGCGTCGTGTCATTGGCGCCGTAGTTGACGGCGTGGGGGTCGTCGGTGTAGCCGGACGCGGCAAGCAGGCTGGTTATCGTCGCGCTCTCGTCGCCATTCGACTTGGCGCAGCCGACAAGGACGACCGCCGCAAGCGCGACCGCGACTGCGTACAGAGCTGCTCTCTTCACGTATACCTCCCTGTGTTGTTATGGGCCAATCCGCCTTTTGCGGAAGGCTGAAGACATACGACGGACTTCATTTGAAGACCTTAGACACAGTATTCCCCAGTATCCCTTCGCCTGTCTCTCCCGGGCGACAAGCTCTGCGACGTCGCGCGGCTCCGGGCCCTGTCCGAAATCCTCATGAGCGACACCTTGCCTGCTCGGTCAAGCCCACCGTCCTGCCTTCCCGCGTCGCGGCTGTAAGACATGGGCCGCAAGCCGTCGGCTGTCAGCATCGGCTCGACCAGACCTACCATCTTCTCATGCCGCGCCGGATTCCCCGTCCTTTGTCTCCGGGGCCGCGCGATCGGCGGCAGCCTCGATGATGCGTTCTCTATCTCGCCTTCACAACGCGCAGGGAACCACCACGTTCATCGCCCGACCTGATGAAGTACACCGCCGGCAAAAGTCCTTCGCCGATTCGATTGCCCCGGTACGCTCCAACCATCTTTCCGGAAGCGTCGTAGACCTCGAACCGGTCGCCGTCGTGTCCGGGAATTCTGGTAGAAGAGACGAACGGGTTTGGCACGGCCACGATTCTGGTCGCGCCTCTCATCTCTCGGCTCACGGCTGGCTCAGCCACGCCCGCATGTCCGTTCGCATCCGTCTTGATGAGCCAGACATCACACCAGTCGGTCTCAGATGACGTGGTCCCTGCGACGATGTAGCCGCCGTCCGAGGTTTGCCGGACAGAGGTGCTCCAATCGTCGCCCGTCGTACCCCAGGTTCTGGTCCAGAGGGTGTCCCCGAGGCTATCCGTTTTGACGAGGTAGACATCCTCGACGCCCGCCCCGAAGGAGCTTGTGTACCCTGTGACGATGTAGCCGCGGTCCGAGGTCTGCTGGACACAGTAACCCCCATCCGAGGAACTCCCTCCATAGGTCCTGGTCCAGGCGGTATCCCCCGAAGCTCTGGTCTTGACGAGATAGACGTCATCTCTGCCTGCTCCATAGGAGTTAGTGGATCCCGCGACGACATAGCCTCCGTCCGAAGTCTGCTGGACTGAGTAGACATACTCAACGCTGCTTCCTCCATAAGTCCTGGTCCAGACGGTATCC
The genomic region above belongs to bacterium and contains:
- a CDS encoding FlgD immunoglobulin-like domain containing protein, with the protein product MRRMPVFLVSVLALTPLATGLIAKPVLSTAIQSAPRPAGQAVVVEPARTVVQWDRFYDRHGNPLPEGSQEDVGTDSLYFKQYNVTDILYGCPKSQAPNPTPADCRPAFAWQNSQTVACMDTAGVYAYEVYNTNLRRTKTDDGTYTDYTIANGYWNCATDGDNLYVPVSNVVYKYTFTGTLVDSTALDITPAYYEFSVANDTVWCGTGSDTILKGYACSKFTGGSLTPDATWDVGAGTASPAQVAWDGQYYYVSWAGYASNTFKRFNPDRTLSASGTISIDTRGVMCRKSGYTVMICFADPYFYDVDSLGQMLADSSGGKFTAVDTYNIATHATFPATDWYNSGCRAILAFTNYSPADSAAFGDSLARFIQLGGGVVEAPFASDHGSEITGAWRSTYAPFTLQNDVLAPGTMGTIHQPLHPIMSDVTALYLSDWRAGNTPGTLRSANCVSLAEYTDSFCVAACFDSAGQRAASLGFYPLDYWRSTATGQWCRLLVNALNWTAVGPSVGVTAPNGGESWDAGTIHNITWTQTANGVSDSIYYSTDGGASWTGVTWFATPPAPLQYAWTVPFTPTTQARVKVVTWDGDGGRVEDKSDANFTIVAQAHDVGLLSIIQPVDTVDSGTAVVPTAVVKNFGGVQETFPVRFSIGMLYTHDTTVTIASGVTDTVAFTQWIAGPVGVFVVRCSTRLDADTSHANDRAMDTVVVKSSSGIAQAGNGALPLVFALHQPHPNPLATGAHIRYDLPRPTQVELRIYGVSGTLVRRLVGGAQTAGYRSAYWNGCDDRGRMVAPGVYYCRFAASDFRATQKLVVRR